The following coding sequences are from one Nicotiana tomentosiformis chromosome 3, ASM39032v3, whole genome shotgun sequence window:
- the LOC138908402 gene encoding uncharacterized protein produces the protein MTAMSPPKSTFNLIEKHFANFFWGYSGEHKNYHWRSWKTLCFPLEEGGIEVKRMDVFDNILATKSMWWDNWTGMGHLASLLPDDTNNNPKVLVKELIQHGNWNIHTVIGFFPDDIVQITMNVNIGKHDIPDQAIWDLTENGKYSNKTVLNMFRDVKPKDNFLRKMKQQIIWNIQVAVHRIFPRCKLTLRWVKYYDDMMRLQPVPKAIIVAWRKPLQGSFKLNTDDSYIHENVKAGLVGTMRNDQGDFIMAFSVQAKCSNNNDAESQVVLFEIKWCIQNGWSNFNIELDYLLVTTMLKEGNTDNYKMKRINENITQFMNHAKITPMHCYREANQVVDYLAKLATTTSGSNIYLSFQ, from the exons ATGACTGCTATGTCCCCTCCCAAGAGCACTTTTAACTTGATTGAGAAGCATTTTGCTAATTTTTTCTGGGGCTACTCAGGGGAACATAAGAATTATCATTGGAGATCTTGGAAAACATTATGCTTCCCCTTAGAGGAAGGAGGCATTGAAGTGAAAAGAATGGATGTCTTTGATAATATTCTAGCTACAAAAAG TATGTGGTGGGACAATTGGACTGGTATGGGCCATTTAGCATCCTTGTTACCAGATGATACCAACAACAATCCTAAAGTGCTAGTCAAGGAGCTCATTCAACATGGAAACTGGAATATTCATACAGTCATAGGCTTCTTCCCAGATGACATTGTTCAAATCACTATGAATGTCAACATTGGAAAGCATGACATCCCTGATCAAGCAATATGGGATCTCACAGAGAATGGTAAATATTCCAACAAAACTGTTCTAAACATGTTCAGAGATGTCAAGCCTAAAGATAATTTCTTAAGAAAG ATGAAGCAACAGATAATATGGAACATACAAGTTGCAGTTCATAGAATCTTCCCTAGGTGCAAACTGACTTTGCGTTGGGTCAAATATtatgatgatatgatgagattACAACCAGTTCCTAAAGCCATTATTGTAGCTTGGAGGAAACCTCTCCAAGGATCCTTCAAACTTAACACTGATGATAGCTATATACATGAGAATGTGAAAGCAGGTCTTGTTGGTACTATGAGAAATGATCAGGGAGATTTCATTATGGCATTCTCAGTCCAAGCCAAATGCAGTAACAATAACGATGCAGAATCCCAAGTTGTTTTATTTGAGATCAAATGGTGCATACAAAATGGTTGGTCTAACTTCAATATAGAGCTGGACTACCTCCTAGTGACAACCATGTTAAAAGAAGGAAATACAGACAACTACAAAATGAAGAGGATCAATGAGAATATTACACAGTTTATGAACCACGCCAAAATCACTCCTATGCACTGCTATAGGGAAGCAAATCAAGTGGTTGACTACCTAGCTAAATTAGCCACAACCACCTCTGGCAGTAACATATATCTTTCCTTTCAATAA